The genomic segment GCGCCCCCCTTCGCGTCGTAGCACATCGAAGCTATCAATTGTTGCACGGGCAAAATCATCACCATGTACAAAATTGCCTATAGGCATAAAGCGCATATCGTTGGTTATAAACGAGTATGGAATGACCACATGCGATTTGCCTTCGACATCTTGCATGAAGGGTAAGTCGTCATTGTATGCGTCAGAATCGTATTCAAAACCTGCTTCAACCAGCAACCGCCGTGTGTTAGGCGAAGCAGCTCCCTTCGTGTGCCACCCGAGCGGGCGAGCACCAGTTGTTTCCTCAACAGCTCGAACTGAACGAGCGATAATTTCCCGTTCATGGTCCTCAGCCATATTCGCATGTCCCTCCCACCTATAGCTGTGGCAAGCCACCTCATAGCCACGTTCAGCCATGTCTTGTGCCAGCCATGGGGCTTGGTCGAGGGTCCGACCGCAGGCACTAATAGTACAGGGGATTCCGAAACGCTCTAACAAGCGGACAATTCGCCAATAGCCCGCGCGAGGGCCATAGTCGAAATGAGATGCCAAGCATGGGTTTGGTACCCCACTCACCGGCTCAATAATTTCGTAGACAGCTTCGTTCGCTTCATCTCCTTGAGCCAGAGAAAGTTCCGCTCCGGCCTCAACGTTAAGAACCACCGACACTGCGACACATGCTCCCCCTGGCCAATGTGGATCGGGCGGATTTGGGCCGTAGCCCTTCATGTCGCGTTCAGTCCAGGAGGGTAGTTTTGTCGGCATGGGTGCTCCTTAATGGAATGTTATTGATTGGTAATCATCGGTTTGACTATGCGGAAACCAAGGTTTGAACGACGGAATTCAGGGGTATCTTTGCCTCGATAGGCAGACCGTAAAAAACTGGCCTTGTAACTCCAACTACCGCCGCGAATGACGCGTTTGGCACCATCTTTTACAAAAGGATTGTCTCTGCCATTGCTGGAATAA from the Maridesulfovibrio frigidus DSM 17176 genome contains:
- a CDS encoding polysaccharide deacetylase family protein — translated: MSVVLNVEAGAELSLAQGDEANEAVYEIIEPVSGVPNPCLASHFDYGPRAGYWRIVRLLERFGIPCTISACGRTLDQAPWLAQDMAERGYEVACHSYRWEGHANMAEDHEREIIARSVRAVEETTGARPLGWHTKGAASPNTRRLLVEAGFEYDSDAYNDDLPFMQDVEGKSHVVIPYSFITNDMRFMPIGNFVHGDDFARATIDSFDVLRREGGRMMSIGVHPRLLGHPSRIIGLERFFEHAVATGEAWFAKRIDIARHWRQRAQEF